The following are encoded together in the Bradymonas sediminis genome:
- a CDS encoding dimethylarginine dimethylaminohydrolase family protein gives MSEIEDAESQHNIAEPQTPVFLMSPPRSDWALKGKANFRSRQAAPADAQLARQEWSALADAIVAAGGEVLVCPPNPEAALTGMIYTAEAGEFFRKDGDGAFLLPKMASPHRRAEAAWIGPWVASLGIEVIAPDPDAPLWEAQGDAIRAAGAAQIVHTYGVGPDARSERGAYARVADLLSPEHLLIEFDADPWFHGNTFLNIYRAPAGDAHLMVVCPEALTDAEYARLRAFLPDARVHEITRAESIGYDTNALQVGRTVLAPPSLSPGTQTAMQALGLEVKHIELAELFVKGGGAPVCLSNRLWGLQVDELPAEARWSLNSTIEAHEIG, from the coding sequence ATGTCAGAAATTGAAGACGCTGAGAGTCAACATAACATAGCCGAGCCCCAAACGCCGGTATTTTTAATGTCGCCGCCGCGCTCGGATTGGGCGCTCAAGGGAAAGGCGAATTTCCGCTCGCGCCAGGCCGCCCCGGCCGACGCCCAGCTCGCCCGCCAGGAGTGGAGCGCGCTGGCCGACGCGATCGTGGCGGCCGGCGGCGAGGTGCTGGTCTGCCCGCCGAACCCCGAGGCGGCGCTCACCGGCATGATCTACACCGCCGAGGCCGGCGAATTCTTCCGAAAGGACGGCGATGGCGCGTTTCTTTTGCCGAAGATGGCCTCGCCGCACCGGCGCGCCGAGGCCGCCTGGATCGGCCCCTGGGTCGCCAGCCTTGGCATCGAGGTCATCGCCCCGGACCCCGACGCCCCGCTGTGGGAGGCCCAGGGCGACGCCATCCGCGCCGCCGGCGCCGCCCAGATCGTGCACACTTACGGCGTCGGCCCGGACGCGCGCAGCGAGCGCGGCGCCTACGCGCGCGTCGCCGACCTGCTCAGCCCCGAGCATCTGCTCATCGAATTCGACGCCGACCCCTGGTTTCACGGCAATACCTTCCTCAATATCTACCGCGCCCCGGCCGGCGACGCTCACCTGATGGTGGTGTGCCCCGAGGCGCTCACGGACGCCGAATACGCGCGGCTTCGCGCCTTTTTACCCGACGCGCGCGTCCACGAGATCACCCGCGCCGAGAGCATCGGCTACGACACCAACGCCCTGCAGGTCGGCCGCACCGTGCTGGCGCCGCCGTCGCTGTCGCCCGGCACCCAGACCGCGATGCAGGCGCTCGGCCTCGAGGTCAAGCATATCGAGCTGGCCGAGCTCTTCGTCAAAGGCGGCGGCGCCCCGGTCTGCCTGAGCAACCGGCTGTGGGGCCTGCAGGTCGACGAGCTCCCGGCCGAGGCGCGCTGGTCGCTCAACTCCACCATCGAGGCCCACGAGATAGGGTGA
- a CDS encoding putative metal-binding motif-containing protein: MICFAILSLFLGACGDCGDSRLVTGKKQNNGGVSTGGGDGVGADGLGDDIRPGDGTSHEPGAQFCGDGVCLGIEDSQNCPEDCARSEACGDGVCAPASGDDCRSCPEDCGVCQVQCGDGICWGTESCTTCVDDCGECADTCGDGVCQPDENSQNCPYDCGFPTTACGDNVCNGTEDCESCAQDCGECSPTCQPGQCGAGENCQNCPSGCGPCTGCGDRVCGASESCESCEPDCGICLSPADGCGDGECKGIESPQNCPIDCGSPGPACGDGVCNGTEDAVSCPLDCEAADPATCPDGQCFGETCQDCPQDCGSCMPRCGDGICQPEEAPCACVADCGECSAGTFCGDGVCSPGETTDICSTDCADSPGCLIDVGLPECQPNQICAGTADNTGGDTCDGILEAWKSTADNVGYYPYKVRDGINDVDVISGLGSGLGDPDMLLGKLSAGDYFAVQSERNPSCADNPALREYTNAVGLVFGYSPSLGVYGWIEPSQFTFAGYEVANEVCLDGLGIQKKPSFQVRQNPYDNCRAMPCTTVEKLPDGSLRPHYNDCASANRIEDARYDCGGAPVSPAEIHDVKVLTPLFYSQEGNAHRFIYPGDKVKVLYKGANAAWGFVEVTRTSEAPLTEVGDRGWMLLSRTCPEGKSCAVCIDNDMDGRGENCELGADCDDNDPTVYEGAIEICNNKDDNCNGEVDEGAGCATQCIQDAHEPDNDSLSGNNLTTTGVYGDMNSCASCPRFDRDWFKLGSPTQPFTIELTHPTGLNPEGQPYADLDIELFCDDKFCDSIRGTAGTTSKTFDGSCASASEGAEIAGCTSQMNWALAVYPRCSGGSPIMGTPYQIRRK; this comes from the coding sequence GTGATTTGTTTTGCGATTTTATCCCTCTTCCTGGGCGCATGCGGCGATTGCGGGGACTCTCGCCTGGTCACGGGCAAGAAGCAGAATAATGGGGGCGTGTCGACCGGTGGTGGCGATGGGGTGGGCGCCGACGGGCTGGGCGATGATATTCGCCCGGGGGACGGCACCTCGCATGAGCCGGGCGCTCAATTCTGCGGAGATGGCGTATGCCTTGGGATCGAGGATAGCCAGAATTGCCCCGAGGACTGCGCCCGCAGTGAGGCCTGCGGGGACGGCGTCTGCGCGCCTGCCTCCGGCGATGATTGCCGAAGTTGCCCCGAGGATTGCGGGGTCTGTCAGGTGCAATGTGGCGACGGGATTTGCTGGGGCACCGAGTCCTGCACGACCTGCGTGGATGACTGTGGAGAGTGCGCCGACACCTGCGGCGACGGCGTGTGTCAGCCCGATGAGAACTCGCAGAACTGCCCCTATGATTGTGGATTCCCGACCACCGCCTGCGGCGATAATGTGTGCAACGGCACCGAAGATTGCGAGAGCTGCGCCCAGGACTGCGGGGAGTGCAGCCCGACCTGCCAGCCCGGCCAATGCGGCGCCGGCGAGAATTGCCAGAATTGCCCCTCCGGCTGCGGCCCGTGCACGGGGTGTGGCGATCGGGTGTGCGGGGCGTCCGAATCCTGCGAGAGCTGTGAGCCCGATTGCGGCATCTGCCTGAGCCCGGCCGACGGCTGCGGCGACGGCGAATGCAAGGGGATCGAGAGCCCGCAAAATTGCCCGATCGACTGCGGTAGCCCCGGACCGGCGTGCGGCGACGGGGTGTGCAACGGCACCGAGGACGCGGTGAGCTGCCCGCTCGACTGCGAAGCCGCCGACCCGGCGACATGCCCCGACGGGCAATGCTTCGGCGAAACCTGCCAGGATTGCCCGCAGGATTGTGGCAGCTGCATGCCGCGCTGCGGCGACGGCATTTGTCAGCCCGAAGAAGCTCCCTGCGCCTGCGTGGCCGACTGCGGCGAGTGCTCCGCCGGGACCTTTTGCGGCGACGGCGTCTGCTCGCCGGGTGAGACGACCGATATCTGTTCGACCGATTGCGCCGACTCTCCCGGCTGCCTGATCGACGTCGGCTTGCCCGAATGCCAGCCCAACCAGATATGCGCCGGCACCGCCGACAACACCGGCGGCGATACCTGCGATGGGATCCTGGAGGCGTGGAAATCCACGGCCGATAATGTGGGTTATTATCCCTATAAAGTGCGTGATGGCATCAACGATGTCGACGTTATTTCGGGCTTAGGCAGCGGCCTCGGCGACCCCGATATGCTCCTGGGTAAATTGAGCGCCGGCGATTATTTCGCGGTGCAATCCGAGCGAAACCCGAGCTGCGCCGACAACCCGGCGCTGCGTGAATATACCAACGCGGTGGGGCTGGTCTTTGGCTATTCGCCGAGCCTCGGCGTCTATGGGTGGATTGAGCCGAGTCAATTCACCTTCGCCGGCTACGAGGTCGCCAACGAGGTGTGCCTGGACGGCCTCGGGATTCAGAAAAAACCGAGCTTCCAGGTCCGCCAGAACCCCTACGACAATTGCCGGGCGATGCCGTGTACCACGGTCGAGAAGTTGCCGGACGGCTCGCTTCGCCCGCACTATAACGACTGCGCCAGCGCCAATCGCATCGAGGACGCCCGATACGATTGCGGCGGCGCGCCGGTGAGCCCCGCGGAGATTCATGACGTCAAGGTGCTCACGCCGCTGTTTTACTCCCAGGAGGGCAACGCCCACCGCTTCATTTACCCCGGTGATAAGGTCAAGGTGCTCTATAAGGGCGCCAACGCCGCCTGGGGTTTTGTCGAGGTGACCCGGACCAGCGAGGCTCCGCTGACCGAGGTCGGTGACCGCGGCTGGATGCTGCTCAGCCGCACCTGCCCGGAGGGCAAGTCGTGCGCGGTGTGCATCGACAATGACATGGACGGCCGCGGCGAGAACTGCGAGCTCGGCGCTGACTGCGACGATAACGACCCGACCGTCTACGAGGGCGCCATCGAGATCTGCAATAATAAGGATGACAATTGCAACGGCGAAGTCGACGAGGGGGCCGGCTGCGCCACGCAATGCATTCAGGACGCCCACGAGCCCGATAACGACAGCCTCAGCGGCAATAACCTGACGACCACCGGGGTGTACGGCGACATGAATTCCTGCGCCTCCTGCCCACGCTTTGACCGCGATTGGTTTAAGTTGGGCTCCCCCACGCAACCCTTTACCATCGAGCTAACGCACCCCACCGGGCTTAACCCGGAGGGGCAGCCCTACGCCGATCTCGATATCGAATTATTCTGCGACGATAAATTCTGCGACTCCATCCGCGGCACCGCCGGCACGACGTCAAAGACCTTCGACGGGAGCTGCGCGAGCGCCAGCGAGGGCGCAGAGATCGCCGGCTGCACGTCCCAGATGAACTGGGCCCTCGCGGTCTACCCGCGCTGCTCGGGTGGCTCGCCGATCATGGGCACGCCGTACCAGATCAGGCGCAAATAG